From Paenibacillus sp. FSL H8-0537:
GCAAATGTTGGCTATTTCATTAATGAAGGATATTTTGGCTGCAAGGAAAGCGTTGGATGCATATTTAATCATTTCGGCGCTGCGAATATCGGTGCTCATGATGTGCTTGGTGAGCGGCCTATGCAGTTCCGTCAAACACTTGCGCGCCGTATCGCCCGATGTGCCAATGACAATGCGGTCTGGGTGCAGCGTATCCTGAACCGCTGTGCCTTCCCGGAGAAATTCTGGTACGGATGCGACCTCAAACGGATATGCCGTCTGGCTAGCTATAATCGCTTGAATATGTTCATTCGTGCCAACTGGCACCGTGCTTTTCGTAGCAATAATTTTAAATCCATTCATTGCCAAGCCGATTTCGCGGGCTGCCTGTTCAATATAGCTCAAATTCGCTTTGCCGCTTGGCAGCGATGGCGTCCCTACCGCAATGATAATCATATCGGATTGCCTCACCGCTTCTGGCAAATCCGTAGTAAATTGCAAGCGTCCCTCCGCTTTATTGCTCGCTATAAGCTCTTTCAAGCCCGGCTCATAAATCGGCACCTCGCCTTTATTCAGCAAGGCAATCTTCTCCTCCAGGTGGTCAACGCAGATGACATCGTTGCCCAGCTCGGAGAAGCATACGCCTGATACAAGCCCCACATAACCCGTTCCAATTACAGCAAGCTTCATGCTGCCCACTCCTCTCCATATGCAGCAAGGGTGCCTAATCGCAGGCCGCTGCTTTATATACCATCCCACTAACCCTTTGCATCCTTATACAAAGCCTTCATAACCAACTCTACAAACTAAACCGAGGAGCGATAGGCACGAATGGCATTCGTTTCATCAGCAATCCGCTCAATCCATTGGATAATTTGGTATTTACACCGCTCATTCCTAGCGATAGAAGCGCGCTCGCTCCATCCTGCCATTGCTAGCTGCGATAAGCTTTGCTGCACGTCAAGCTCCCTTAGTGCCTGCCAAGTTACCAGCATATGCGGATGCTTGCCCTGCAATGCTTGAAGCGTATTCCGATCCTCCGTCATGGACGATCTGACCAGCATAATCAAAGGCTTGCCAAGTGTTACCGCCTCCCCAACTACACCCCAGCCCGGCTTCGAAATGATAATATCAGCTGCTGCCGCATAATTTTGCGACTCGGTGTAGCCTTGCGGAATTTGAGCAATATTCGGCCCGCTCACCTGCATATTTTGCGATACGATAAACACACAAGAATGATCGTTCCACAGCGAAAACGAGTCTAGCGCTTCCGTCTCCATTCCCATGCCTAGAGCAAAATAAACGATCGTTTTGCTGCCGTCCGGATTAAGCTCCTGCACGATGCGCTGCACTTCAGCAGCTTGCGGCGTTCGGCAATAAAAGTCTGTCTCTGGCTCGCTGCCCGTTGTCCATTTCCGTTCCCCAAAATCCGACCCAGCCAGCGGAATGAAATAATCCAGTTGTTCGTACGCCTGATGCAGTGGAGCCAGCTGCTCCTGCTGCAGAAAAGCCCCATAGGCGGTATGCCAGGTGAAGTTGGATATGCCCACCGATTTCACTCCCGCAATCGCGGCGGCAGCTATCGGAATTGGAGAAATATCCGAAATGACCATATCCATCCGTTCACTCATCATAAAATCGGCTTCTCGCCTTATCTCAGCTGAAAATCCTGCCATATATTGCTCATAACCAAGCTTGAACCCTTCCTGATCAGGCTCAACCGAGCCTGTGCCTCCGCCAAGCACATAGCCAAGATCCGATGAACAGCTGCGAAACTCTAACCGTTCCGGGCTATATTCAGCGCTGTAATCCGCTAATGAAGCCTGGATAAAGGGAAGTGTTTTGCCCGAGCAGATCATAAGCCGGTAACGCCACGGCGAATAAAGCAGCAGCGTTCGAATAAGCGCAATGCTGCGCGTTGCATGGCCATAGCCATAATCTGAAATATAGTATCCAATCGTTGTTAAACGGCCGTTCGTATCCCGAGCACCAAGCATGGTCATACCTTAATGCAATGCTCGGACACTTCGTCCCAGGTATGATAAATTTCCACAACCTGATTGCGCTCCTCGGCCATGCCGCTTTGCACGACTATAATTTCAAGCTCCGTCAATGCACGGATGCTGTGCAGCATCTTCATCGGTATATGCAGCACATTGCCTGCTCCGACGCGCATAAAATTGCCATTTTGAATAAACTCCCCGCTGCCTTTGACGATGGTCCACACTTCCTCACGCGCCGAATGCAGGCGATAACTGAGGTTTTTGCCGAGCTGAATGCCTACGCGCTTCGTAGACACGCAGCGGCCATCCTCATAGGTGCGATCGTCAAGCACTCTGATCCAGCCCCATTGGCGCTCGATATACATTGGCCCCTGATCGGAGCTGATAAAATCCTTAATGCGCGGACTCGCGCTTTTATCCGTCACCAAGATGCCATCGGGGCTTAGCGCAACTACGATATTCGACAAGCCGAGAATAGAAACGGGAATATCGATTTCATTAATGAGATGCGTGTTAATGCAATCCTCGCTGATGATGCCTCTGCCTATTTGTTTGTTCTTCATTTCTTCGGTCAGCGTATTCCACGTGCCAAGGTCTTTCCAGCAGCCCTCATAAGGCAGAACGACGATGCTCGACGCCTTCTCGACTACTTCATAATCAAAGCTGATTTTCGGCAGCAGCTGGTATTGCTTTGAAAGCTCCTCATATTGAATCGGCAGCCCTCTGCTCGCCAGCAGCTCAATCACATAACCCAGCTTGAAGGCAAAAACGCCGCAATTCCAGTAGGCATTGTCTGCAATAAGCCGCTCAGCGATTTCCTCAGTCGGTTTTTCCCGAAAGTGGCTGACCGCAACATATTCCCTGTCAGTCTTACTTGCCATCGCTGTACCCGCTGCTGCTGAAGCAGCCTTTTCCGGTATAATATAGCCGTATTTGGACGATGGATAAGTTGGTTTCACGCCTATGAGCGCAATCTCGGCATCAGAGCGGTTCAGCACATCCTCCAGCTGCTTAACCGCTTCAAAAAAATGACTTTCCACATAAGGATCAACGGGCAAAATAGCCACTGCCTCATCCAGCCCTACTCCCGCATGGGAATATAAATAGGTGGCGGCAAGCGATATAGCCGCGAACGTATCTCGCCGATCCGGCTCAATAATGAGCGGAACCTCCGGTGAAATTTGGGTCTGCATCATTTCGATCTGGGCCTGGCTCGTGGCAATATAACTGGAATCGCCTAGGCCATTTTCATTAATTTGCCCCCATACACGCTGCACCATGGAAACCATTTCCCGGTTCTCATTTTCCAGCACCTTCAGAAATTGCTTCGATCTCGCATCATTCGATAACGGCCATAGCCGCTTGCCTGAACCTCCGGACAATAATACCAGCTTCATCATGGATCCCTCCCCTTCTTATATGGAAAGCAGCAGCTTGCGATACTTATTAAGAGATATTTCCTTGCGCAAATGAGCCTCTAAATAATCCCGTCCACAAAGGCCAAGCTCCTCCAGCTCCACTCCTCCAAGCTCAATCATCGCATTCAGCTTTCGCGCAATCTCCGTATACTGCTGAGGCTCCGCCACGATGCCGCAGCCGCTCTCTTCAATAATCCGGTACGCCTCGCTGCCCTGCTCCAATACCCCTAGAACCGGCTTGCCTGCTGCCATGACGCCATAAATTTTGCTTGGCACCGACACGCCCTTAATGCCCTTCTGGTTCACGACGAGATGCACATCCGCCGCATTAAGCGAATAACGAAGCTGCTCCTTCGGCTGAAAAGGTAAAAAAGCTACGTTCGCAAGCCGCTCCCGCTGCACATAATCCTGCATCTGCTTCTTCACAGCGCCTTCCCCGATGAAGGCGAAAATCACATCCGGGTAATCACGAAACCGGCTCGCAAGCTCAACCAGCTTTTCCAGATCGTAATAAAGGCCTAAATTTCCGGAATACATAATAACGAATTTATTTTGCCAATGATGCTCGCGAAGAAACGCTTGAACCTGTGGATGCTCCTTGGACAGCGGAATAATTTCCTCTTCATTCGTCCAGTTGTTGATGACCGTATTGTCCGTCACCCTCCGGCTGGCAAAACGCTTAAGAAGGGTATCCTGCATGTCATAACCAACGGTAATAATATGATCGGCGTATTTGCAATTCAGCGTATCCACCCAGCGCGCCAATCCCAGCACCGCTTTATTGTTCATATAGCCTGCGGCTGCGGCCTGCTCAGGGTTGAAATCCTGAATATTGTAAATATGCTTGGAGCGCTTAAGCGTCTTGCCTATGGTTCCAATCAACCCGCCCAAAATTGGCGGCTGCGATATCGTATAAATGAAATGAACCTTTTTCTGCTTCAGCAGCTGAATATTGGCATGAAAAAAGTAGGATGCAATATAACGCAGCCTACTTGCTTTGCTCCGCTTATCCACCTTGGGCAGGCGGATGCGGATAATTTGAATGTCCTCCAAACGATCATAAACGATGCGACTTTTATCCCCCTTTGCTTCCGCTTCCTTCTCGCCCTGCTCGGACTGTGCCGCGATGACCGTAATGTTGAAATCATCCTGCAAATATAAGCAAAGCTCCGTCAGCAGCTGCCCTGTAGAAGCAAAATCAGGATAAAAATAATTTATTACGAATACGATATTAGGCTTCATGCCATGACCTCT
This genomic window contains:
- a CDS encoding UDP-glucose/GDP-mannose dehydrogenase family protein, yielding MKLAVIGTGYVGLVSGVCFSELGNDVICVDHLEEKIALLNKGEVPIYEPGLKELIASNKAEGRLQFTTDLPEAVRQSDMIIIAVGTPSLPSGKANLSYIEQAAREIGLAMNGFKIIATKSTVPVGTNEHIQAIIASQTAYPFEVASVPEFLREGTAVQDTLHPDRIVIGTSGDTARKCLTELHRPLTKHIMSTDIRSAEMIKYASNAFLAAKISFINEIANICEKVGADVTEVAEGMGYDQRIGSSFLKAGIGYGGSCFPKDTQALIQIAGQMDYDFKLLKSVVDVNRDQRFNVIRKLEASLGDLGGRTVAIWGLAFKPETDDVRDAPAFEIIEALVKRGAKVKAYDPIATANFRQQFGESGVVYCDNPEEAAIQADALCILTEWKEFRDIKPLSIQSWLRTPNLIDGRNIYSEHELVNTQLIYYSVGRPNMNHGVKEQKPLLSL
- a CDS encoding glycosyltransferase, with product MTMLGARDTNGRLTTIGYYISDYGYGHATRSIALIRTLLLYSPWRYRLMICSGKTLPFIQASLADYSAEYSPERLEFRSCSSDLGYVLGGGTGSVEPDQEGFKLGYEQYMAGFSAEIRREADFMMSERMDMVISDISPIPIAAAAIAGVKSVGISNFTWHTAYGAFLQQEQLAPLHQAYEQLDYFIPLAGSDFGERKWTTGSEPETDFYCRTPQAAEVQRIVQELNPDGSKTIVYFALGMGMETEALDSFSLWNDHSCVFIVSQNMQVSGPNIAQIPQGYTESQNYAAAADIIISKPGWGVVGEAVTLGKPLIMLVRSSMTEDRNTLQALQGKHPHMLVTWQALRELDVQQSLSQLAMAGWSERASIARNERCKYQIIQWIERIADETNAIRAYRSSV
- a CDS encoding sugar phosphate nucleotidyltransferase, encoding MKLVLLSGGSGKRLWPLSNDARSKQFLKVLENENREMVSMVQRVWGQINENGLGDSSYIATSQAQIEMMQTQISPEVPLIIEPDRRDTFAAISLAATYLYSHAGVGLDEAVAILPVDPYVESHFFEAVKQLEDVLNRSDAEIALIGVKPTYPSSKYGYIIPEKAASAAAGTAMASKTDREYVAVSHFREKPTEEIAERLIADNAYWNCGVFAFKLGYVIELLASRGLPIQYEELSKQYQLLPKISFDYEVVEKASSIVVLPYEGCWKDLGTWNTLTEEMKNKQIGRGIISEDCINTHLINEIDIPVSILGLSNIVVALSPDGILVTDKSASPRIKDFISSDQGPMYIERQWGWIRVLDDRTYEDGRCVSTKRVGIQLGKNLSYRLHSAREEVWTIVKGSGEFIQNGNFMRVGAGNVLHIPMKMLHSIRALTELEIIVVQSGMAEERNQVVEIYHTWDEVSEHCIKV
- a CDS encoding glycosyltransferase family 4 protein, encoding MKPNIVFVINYFYPDFASTGQLLTELCLYLQDDFNITVIAAQSEQGEKEAEAKGDKSRIVYDRLEDIQIIRIRLPKVDKRSKASRLRYIASYFFHANIQLLKQKKVHFIYTISQPPILGGLIGTIGKTLKRSKHIYNIQDFNPEQAAAAGYMNNKAVLGLARWVDTLNCKYADHIITVGYDMQDTLLKRFASRRVTDNTVINNWTNEEEIIPLSKEHPQVQAFLREHHWQNKFVIMYSGNLGLYYDLEKLVELASRFRDYPDVIFAFIGEGAVKKQMQDYVQRERLANVAFLPFQPKEQLRYSLNAADVHLVVNQKGIKGVSVPSKIYGVMAAGKPVLGVLEQGSEAYRIIEESGCGIVAEPQQYTEIARKLNAMIELGGVELEELGLCGRDYLEAHLRKEISLNKYRKLLLSI